CTCAACACAATTCAAGAAATCACACATATGACAAATGGGCACTAGAACCAAAAGCACGAATTCAGTAGCATATTATAAAACAGAATCTCCTTATGCACTAGAAAATATATGAAGAAATTACCTAGAGTCCAAAATGAACAATCAGTCTTCACTGGGTTAGTAAGATCAtgctgaaaaagaaaagagaaaaagaaatcaacTTTGCAATCACTTTACAGCCATATTCTAACTTAAGTTTCTTTTTTGGGGCTAGAACAAGCAAATTcctaataaataatcaaattccTCAACTAACAAAAAAATGGTAaggctaaaaagaaaaaaaagagagggctGACATTAAGATAAGGAGGGTTGCCTTTGATCCCAACTTCCAAATGTTTAGATTCAATCTTGCTGTAAAATAGCTTCTTAGGAACATTTGCTGGAAGTGGGATGTAAATGTTAACTTCTTCAAGCGTTTGATCCCACTCAAACACCTTTTGCCCTGCAAAAATTTAATCACCCAATAAAAATCAGCAATTTCTACACAGATAACCAGTTAGAAATTGAAGAATCATCAAAAACACAAAACCGTTGTGGGTGAAGCTATGGCGCTTCTCAGGGGCCAATTTCTCTGCCATCTTCTTCTAGGGTTTCGTTTGCTGGTTTTAACAAAATTGATCGGCCAGGGGATTATGGGGAATTGGGGCACCTAGGTTCCCGGCAGAAAAATGGAATGACTGATTTTCCCGGGAAGAAGAATGCTTGCAGATTACTATAACAACGAGAATAGAATGAAGAActaaatataaggaattttctatttctcaaaaaaaaaaaaag
Above is a genomic segment from Coffea eugenioides isolate CCC68of chromosome 5, Ceug_1.0, whole genome shotgun sequence containing:
- the LOC113770588 gene encoding nudC domain-containing protein 2 → MAEKLAPEKRHSFTHNGQKVFEWDQTLEEVNIYIPLPANVPKKLFYSKIESKHLEVGIKGNPPYLNHDLTNPVKTDCSFWTLEDDTMHITLQKRDIGQTWPSPIMGQGQLDPYATDMEQKRLMLQRFQEENPGFDFSQAQFSGSCPDPRTFMGGIRSS